Proteins from a genomic interval of Salmo trutta chromosome 39, fSalTru1.1, whole genome shotgun sequence:
- the LOC115179540 gene encoding potassium-transporting ATPase subunit beta, with the protein MATLKEKRTCGQRCEDFGRFVWNSDTGTMFGRTPEKWVYISLYYVAFYVIMTGLFSLAIWTLMYTLDPYTPDYQDRLTSPGVMVWPPTYIEEDVVLSYNMSDKASQRKMSNCLSNFLKPYNDTSQQYNHNCTRGQYFRQEKFEAPHHTKYSCRFTQSMLGRCSGLDEPTFGYNGTMPCVIIKMNRIINFLPNNGTGMAPHLNCTILSGHDNIDMIEYFPTNGTFDLSYFPYYGKLAQPTYVNPLVAVKFHLVKEREAKIQCRVVAHNIAYQDSYEPYQGKVVFLLKALK; encoded by the exons ATGGCGACCCTGAAGGAGAAGAGGACGTGTGGCCAGCGGTGTGAGGACTTCGGTCGCTTTGTGTGGAACTCAGACACTGGGACCATGTTCGGAAGAACACCTGAGAAATGGG TGTACATCAGTCTGTACTATGTAGCGTTCTATGTGATAATGACTGGCCTGTTCTCTCTGGCCATCTGGACTCTGATGTATACCCTGGACCCCTACACTCCAGACTACCAGGACCGCTTAACATCACCAG gggtgatGGTCTGGCCACCTACATACATTGAGGAGGATGTAGTACTCAGCTACAACATGTCTGATAAAGCCAGCCAGAGGAAGATGTCCAACTGCCTCAGCAACTTCCTCAAAC cctaCAATGACACGTCTCAACAGTATAACCATAACTGCACCCGGGGACAGTACTTCAGACAGGAGAAGTTTGAGGCTCCACACCATACCAAGTACTCCTGCCGCTTCACCCAGAGCATGCTGGGACGCTGCTCCGGCCTGGACGAGCCCACGTTCGGCTATAACGGCACCATGCCCTGCGTCATCATCAAGATGAACAGG ATCATCAACTTCCTGCCCAACAACGGGACTGGCATGGCTCCTCATTTGAACTGCACTATACTG AGCGGCCATGATAACATAGACATGATCGAGTACTTCCCCACCAACGGAACCTTCGACTTATCCTACTTCCCATACTACGGCAAGCTGGCTCAG CCCACCTACGTTAACCCTCTAGTGGCTGTGAAGTTCCACCTGGTCAAAGAGAGGGAGGCTAAGATCCAGTGTCGTGTGGTGGCCCACAACATCGCCTATCAAGACTCATACGAACCATACCAGGGGAAGGTGGTCTTCCTGCTCAAGGCTCTGAAATAA
- the LOC115179527 gene encoding transcription factor Dp-1 → MAMDAAVIGANGEMKVFYNQNLSPSKGVLSLVTVHPQSLSVGKQLLPKTLGPSNVNIAPHMVMGTPQRPSGSGGLVMGSPHTPSTQYRPQSQPPDASPWSTGKRGTGKKGDKNGKGLRHFSMKVCEKVQKKGVTTYNEVADELVAEFSANDTLLSPGDSHSYDQKNIRRRVYDALNVLMAMNIISKEKKEIRWIGLPTNSAQECQSLEVERERRLERIKQKQSQLQELILQQIAFKRLVQRNRAAEQQAGRAPPPNSVINLPFIIINTSKRTVIDCSISNDKFEYLFNFDNMFEIHDDIEVLKRMGLACGLEVGHCSPEDLKEARTLVPRALEPYVTEMATGPISNVYITGASSTNGGGRRHTSSADGTVASISNDSHYSGSRGHTPVSYMADEEEDDEDYDDDDLNQ, encoded by the exons ATGGCAATGGAT GCGGCTGTGATCGGTGCCAACGGAGAGATGAAGGTTTTCTACAACCAGAACCTCAGTCCCAGCAAAG GTGTCCTGTCCCTGGTGACAGTCCACCCACAGTCCCTCTCTGTGGGGAAACAACTGCTTCCCAAAACCCTGGGGCCCTCCAACGTCAACATCGCCCCACACATG gTGATGGGTACTCCTCAGAGGCCCAGTGGGTCAGGGGGGTTAGTGATGGGCAGCCCTCACACACCCAGTACCCAATACAGACCACAGAGCCAGCCCCCTGATGCCTCTCCCTGGTCCACCGG gaagcgtggtactggtaagaagGGGGATAAGAACGGGAAGGGACTTAGGCATTTCTCCATGAAGGTGTGTGAGAAGGTGCAGAAGAAGGGAGTAACTACCTACAATGAGGTGGCTGACGAGCTCGTGGCAGAGTTCAGCGCCAACGACACCCTCCTCTCGCCCGGCGACTCG catTCCTACGACCAGAAGAACATCCGACGGCGTGTGTACGACGCGCTCAACGTGCTCATGGCCATGAACATCATCTCTAAAGAGAAGAAAGAGATCAGGTGGATCGGCCTGcccaccaactcagcccaggagTGTCAGAGCCTGGAG gtggagagagagagacgactgGAGAGGATCAAACAGAAACAGTCTCAGCTTCAGGAGCTCATTCTACAG CAAATAGCGTTCAAGCGCCTGGTGCAGCGTAATCGTGCAGCGGAGCAGCAAGCGGGCAGGGCTCCACCCCCAAACTCTGTCATCAACCTGcccttcatcatcatcaacacctcCAAGAGAACCGTCATCGACTGCAGCATCTCCAACGACAA GTTTGAGTACCTGTTCAACTTTGACAACATGTTTGAGATCCATGATGACATTGAGGTGTTGAAGAGAATGGGGCTGGCCTGTGGTCTGGAAGTGGGCCACTGTTCACCAGAGGACCTGAAGGAAGCACGCACCCTGGTGCCCAGAGCCCTGGAGCCCTATGTTACAG AAATGGCCACGGGTCCAATAAGCAACGTCTACATCACAGGAGCCTCGTCTACAAACGGAGGAGGACGCCGTCACACAAG TAGCGCCGATGGCACGGTGGCGTCCATTTCCAACGACTCACACTACAGCGGCTCGCGAGGCCACACCCCCGTGTCCTACATGGcagatgaggaagaggatgacgAAGACTACGACGACGATGATTTAAATCAGTAG